The DNA window GCCGGAACTGAGCAGCCCTCGAGGGCTCCTCTGACTCCCCACCCCAGCATCCTCTTACCCTTTAGACTTGGTTGTCTTCTGTCACAGACAGATGACCATAGCTCTGTGCTGAGTAACACACAGTTTCCTCAGAGACTGAAACACTCCATTCTTCATGAAGCCATTTAAATAGGAAGGTAAACAAcacaaaatagcttcaggaagttcctatAAGGGACCATGGTCACtaagcccctccctcccaccataagcaataaaagctgagagcCAGCCTCAGCTGAGCAGCCAAGAGACTCAGATAAACCAAGCTGCAAATAAGACGCAGACCAGTTCAGCTTCCTGGAAGAACCCTAAACCAGCTAAGCTTCCTGACGAGGTTTAGACCAACTTAGGCACCTGGAAAAGACATTCTTCAGCCTGTCGAgctgtctgcaggctgtgcagtcaTCCATGATGGGGTGGGCCTtggtgatatagctgtctttgagtcatttctgctcctgtaaataacccctcacccacactcctgtatGTAACCGcaataaaactcattggcttACCAGGTGATGATGGcaaggcctttagtcccagcactcatgaggcagaggcaggtagatctctgagttcaaggccagcctggtctacagagtgagttacaggacagccaggcctacacaaagaagaaaccctatctacacacacacacacacacacacacacacacatacacacacacacacacacctacctcacTGGCTTACCAGTTGGACTTTGTCATGGGATCTCTATCTGTGGTGAGTAGATGTATGTATTGCATCTCTCTAGAAATGTCTTGTCGCACAACATTCTATCACAGGTAAAGGGCTGTATACAGAGGCCAGCAAGAAAGACCACAGGGACCCACGGAATGCCAGGAAGTAGCCACTACTCCATGTCATGGCATGAGGCAGTGAACCTGGAGATGGAAGGGAGGTGCTGTGTGGGGTGGGCTCACTGCTTTCCATCCTCACAGGCCCTGACCCACATTCTCTGTTCAGTTCTAAAGCCTGCTGTAGATGTCAAAGGCACCATGAGTACAAGTAGCCAAATTTGGGACGGAGCCTCGGCAAATGAGCTgaccccactcccaacccccattTGGATGTTGAAGAGCCCTGTCCAGCCAAAATTCGTCACCACACCCAGAGTAGCTAGGATCCTGGGAAGCACAGCTCTACCTAGTCACCTTCCCAGGAGAACTCTGGGTTGGACCAGCATCCCCGGCTCAGCCCAGCAAGGCTGGCATAAGGAAACAGGACTGGAAGGGGGCCTCGGGTCTTTTCCCAGGGTCAGCTGGCAGCTGCTTTCCCTCTCGTGCACAGGGTCCCCTAAGCACAGACATGGAGGAAACTTGCAGTGAGGCCACCGTCACCCTCACCCCCCACTCACACTCCGTGGTATCTTGCCGTGTGGGCGAGGGTTGCCCGTGTGGGTGAGGGTTGCCTGTGTTGGCCTGGGGGAGAAGATCGTCATGCGTTTCGGAGATGGCTGAGATGGGGCAGGACTACGGTATGTCCTCTCCTATTTAGGGAGGCTGTGGCTTCTGGCTGGGCAGCCCCAGCACAGGCCAGGCCTCTAgtgatttgatttgattccaaGGGTCTTCTGGAATCTTCTGGGGCCTTTTAGGACTCCCCTGTCAGCAACCTATGTCTTAGAGGCCCAGCCCTCAGCAGCGTGGCTGTGACTATCCTCCAAGCCATCACCTCTCACAGTTAAATGTATCCCACTTCATACATGGCTCTCCCTCTCTGACCACAGGAATAGTAAGCAGGTATTGCACCACTGAACTAGGGGCTGGCAAACATCGGGTCAGGTCAGGAAAAGCTAGGTAAGTGAGGGAAGCTACCAGTCTCAGGCATGGCTCCCTGCCCCCCTCACCTGCCAGATTCGCTGCTCTTGCCTGCCCTTTGATGGTCCTGTGACCATGAAGCCACTTTTGAGCACTCTGACCAGTGCCAGTGACTGCAGTTCATTCTCAGCCTGACTCCCAAAGGTAGTGCGCTGATGAGTCAAGACCCCTCCAAGAGCTCACTGTGCTAGGAAACAGGAGGACGCCTGAAGGAGAAGCCAAGCCCCACAGTGGGCACAGCaggctctttcattctttccaggGAGAGTCAGGGACCCTGTCCCCTCGCCACAGCCaaccccctcttccttctccagtctCCACCCCTACTGATGTACAAAATCTTCCAAAGCTGGAACAGGCTGCCAGTGTCTCCCTGTAGTCATAGGTGGTTCGGTATCTGCTTAGGGGTGTGTGCAGCCACAGCTTGGGGCCACTCCTGGGCTCCTTGCATTCAGCGCATAGggactacatacacatacaattgaGCCGCATCAGAAAAGGTCATTGGCCTTCCATTCTGGCTATTAAACTACCTGGCAGGTGGATACACCTCAACCCTCTAGCTTcctcctctggggggggggatgtttttCCTGTCCACAAGTAGCCTgcttgggggtgggagtgggggcagtTGGTAGGACCGGATGTGGAAGACAATTAGCAGCAGCCAAGTGCTCCATTTGGAGCTCAGCAGTGCCAGGCtgcaagaagagaggaaagggccTCACTTcggagagagtgggaaggggaCTCGGGGCCCGTGCTTGACCCAGGGCGATCCCCAAGAGAGAAAGGTGTCTGCAAGCTACTACAGTGACCACGAGATAGTAACACTGACAGGAAACTATACCTAACCGTTCTGAAGTCCCTGCTCAGGGAGACACACAGATGGGTAAGAACCCGAGCGGACAGGAAGGCGGATCGGTATCCTACGGCGCCAGAGCCTTCGGAAAAACGCCCGCGTGGCTTCCTGTGCTTTATTAAGAGTTCTACAAAGTGCTTGGAGCAGGTCACGGGAGCCTCCCGTTTGGCCCCTGCGCACACTCGTTTATAAATTTCTCTTCTGTAGGAACCGGCTATATACAGGACCAACGACTGAAACCTTAGAAAAGAGACGGCCATGCTCGCCTTGGGTCCTCTGGCCGCGAGGCCGCGTGGTGCCGTCCCCACCGGGGTCCTAGCACCGAGGTTCAGAGGTGGGGCGCGTAGAAGGCGGGCGCACCGTATGTCTGCGAGCCCAGCACGAAGGGCGAGAGCACGGCCGGGCTGGACAGGAAGGGCAGCTGCGCGGCACACACCAGCCCTCCGGGGCTGTGCGCCGGGTACCCGGCCGGGCCATGCAAGGCGAGCGGCGCGCCCATGGGCGGCGAGGGGCTGAGCGGACTGAGGCCGCCGGGCAGCCCAGCGCCGGGCCCCGCTCCCGGGCCGGGGCCCCCGCCGCCGCCCGTCGGCGCGCTGGTGTCAGCGCCTGGGTTTTGCTTCTTCCACTTGGTTCGGCGGTTCTGGAACCAGATCTTCACCTGCGTCTCGGTGAGGCTCAGCGACAGCGCCAGGTTGAGGCGCTCGCACACAGATAGGTAGCGAGTGGCCTTAAACTTGTTCTCCAGCGCCACGAGCTGCTCGTAGGTGAAGGCGGTGCGCGCACGCCGCGGCTTCCCGGACTTCGAGTCCGAGCCCGTGCGCTTCCGCTTGGGCTTGGTGGTCACCGCGGCGCCCTGCGGGGTGCTCCCCGCGCTCCCCGCTCCTGTAGCAGTTGCAGGCGGGCCCGGGGCTCCGGGCGAGTTCCCGCGGGGTCCTGGAGCTGCAGCATCGTCCACGGGGGAAGCCTCGACCTCGGCTGCTCCAGGGCAGCCCGACCCGCGGGCCCCGAGACCGCCGCTGCCTCCCCGAGGCTCCTCGGTGCCCTGAACATCCTGCACCTCGGGCGCTTcttcctcgtcctcgtcctccggAGCTTCATCCTCGCTGTCCGCGGTTGGGCTGCGACCGCTGCCGCTGCTGTAGCCGTTGGCCTCGGCCTCGTCTGCCCTGTAAGAGTCCCCAGCACCTGCGGGCAGCgaaaaggaagagaacagagggTCAGGCCCGCTGCCAGTCACCCTGCCCGCGCCCCTCAGGagagattcttttttaaatgttgtgtttcttctcttcctcgTTTGCCCCTCCCCAaagactttcttttccttcctccttgccACAGTTCCTCCTTGGTTGCTtgcatttctttcctctctgccttccttcggAAGGACCCACTCCGTGTCGAGCTGCTTTTGCTGCCCCATCCGCAGTCCTGGCCTCGGCCTTTAGGGCTGCGGTGCGCGGTTGGCCCTCGGAGTGTACAGCGGAGAAAGAGCTCCGATCGATTCACGGGGCAGATGCAAACTTAATTAAACTCATTTTGTGTAATGTACAAACTAGTTAAAGTCCATTTAATTTATTTCGGCGTATATTATCTTCCAATTACAGCGGGCGCGGGGCCAGCCAATTACCGCACAGTTAATAGCTGGAGAGATGCGAGGCCTGGGGTGGGGTCGGCCGGCTCTGAGGAGACCACTTCTGAAGACCAAAATCGGTCGTCTGGGAGCTGTCCTTACCTCAGGCTTCAGGTCCTGAAAACTAGGCGTCTCAAAGTGCTGGCTTTCCCGCGGACCTCTGGGGCCCACCAACCAGCTTCCCAGCGACTGTGTTTTAAGCGGGCTCCAGCTTCCCCTGGGCTGGTGGAGTTTGGAGGCTGGGAAAGCGCACTGTGAATCTCTAAGAAGGGCCCTGGGAGGGAGTATGAGCACTAGTCCCGCTGCATCCAGAGAGATGCTGCCGCCATGACTGcatttttctctgaaattttGCAAGGCTGTCTGTCTGCACTGCAGGAATCTGAGGACCTTTCATGTCCCTCACCCACAGGTGGTCTTTAAATGCCAGTGGAGGCCTCTACGTTTTCCGACCCA is part of the Mus pahari chromosome 13, PAHARI_EIJ_v1.1, whole genome shotgun sequence genome and encodes:
- the Nkx1-1 gene encoding NK1 transcription factor-related protein 1, with product MSTSGPAAPGDVPALPPPPPGPGSGPAPPAPAATARDAMDGRAELPIFPRAGVPPLAASDTVPAVPEGAGAARPAAPPRPTSFSVLDILDPNKFNSRRRRCVLLGPVVPATCAPCAPAACVAVPSASGRSPRAELERRALSAATGVAAAAGAEPTSAGDSYRADEAEANGYSSGSGRSPTADSEDEAPEDEDEEEAPEVQDVQGTEEPRGGSGGLGARGSGCPGAAEVEASPVDDAAAPGPRGNSPGAPGPPATATGAGSAGSTPQGAAVTTKPKRKRTGSDSKSGKPRRARTAFTYEQLVALENKFKATRYLSVCERLNLALSLSLTETQVKIWFQNRRTKWKKQNPGADTSAPTGGGGGPGPGAGPGAGLPGGLSPLSPSPPMGAPLALHGPAGYPAHSPGGLVCAAQLPFLSSPAVLSPFVLGSQTYGAPAFYAPHL